From the genome of Sulfitobacter sp. DSM 110093, one region includes:
- a CDS encoding MaoC family dehydratase N-terminal domain-containing protein translates to MTSAPIRLGRGFYWQELTVGDRYSTYGRTITSADISTFVGLAGMIEVLFTNVEYRKTESTLKGEPSPGALVLSVAEALALNATAQETGLAFLGLSTLDIKGPVQAGDTIDVEMEVLSVRQESNGDRGLVRTRNTVRNQEGKTVMVYEPLRLMMGRPQ, encoded by the coding sequence ATGACGTCTGCACCCATTCGCCTAGGCCGTGGCTTTTACTGGCAAGAACTGACAGTAGGCGATCGGTACTCAACATACGGCCGCACTATCACCTCGGCGGATATCAGCACCTTCGTCGGTCTGGCCGGCATGATCGAAGTGCTTTTCACCAATGTGGAATACCGTAAAACCGAAAGCACCTTGAAGGGCGAACCGTCACCCGGAGCGCTAGTGCTTTCGGTAGCAGAGGCGCTGGCCCTTAATGCCACAGCTCAAGAAACGGGTTTAGCTTTCCTTGGGCTTTCCACACTAGACATTAAAGGGCCTGTCCAAGCTGGCGATACGATTGATGTCGAAATGGAAGTGCTCAGTGTTCGCCAGGAAAGCAATGGCGACCGTGGTCTAGTGCGAACACGCAACACGGTTCGCAATCAAGAAGGTAAAACTGTCATGGTGTACGAGCCGTTGCGCTTAATGATGGGAAGGCCCCAATAG
- a CDS encoding hydroxyacid dehydrogenase — protein sequence MKEDILLTAHLSPEAEAALMPHARLYFLDEMIESELVERIRDKSVLIVRGAAPITAKVIEAAPRLKLIARTGVGYDKVDIACATARGIPVVNTPGAGSRAVAEAAMTFMLTLIKRLPEWNDGLKRGDWQARYSRQGGDLDGKHLGIVGFGQIGRILAEMARPFNMRVSAYDPFAPREAFDVLDVKRATLDELYANSDILSLHCPQTPETTGLINKEAVRSMKAGAFLINLARGGVVESLDVLYDGLSSGQLAGVGLDVFDPAPPDTTHPIFTLPNCVVAPHALATTKGAMDRIFAASVANVIAVLEGGQPCHVVNPEVLKQRIPQ from the coding sequence ATGAAAGAAGACATCCTTCTGACTGCCCATCTCAGCCCAGAGGCGGAAGCGGCACTAATGCCCCACGCCCGCCTGTACTTTCTTGACGAAATGATTGAATCAGAACTTGTAGAACGGATCAGAGACAAATCTGTCCTGATTGTTCGCGGTGCGGCACCCATCACAGCCAAGGTAATTGAAGCAGCTCCTCGATTGAAACTAATCGCTCGCACTGGCGTCGGATATGACAAGGTGGATATTGCCTGCGCCACGGCAAGGGGCATTCCCGTCGTCAACACGCCCGGCGCTGGTTCCCGTGCGGTGGCCGAGGCGGCAATGACCTTCATGCTGACACTCATCAAACGACTGCCCGAATGGAATGACGGACTAAAGCGCGGTGATTGGCAGGCACGCTACTCCCGACAGGGCGGTGATCTCGACGGCAAACACCTTGGAATTGTCGGGTTCGGCCAGATTGGCCGTATCCTCGCCGAGATGGCGCGGCCATTTAATATGCGCGTCTCGGCCTACGACCCATTTGCACCTCGAGAGGCGTTTGACGTCCTTGACGTAAAGCGCGCCACTCTGGACGAGCTTTACGCGAACTCCGACATACTTTCACTACACTGTCCGCAGACGCCTGAAACCACGGGATTGATCAACAAAGAAGCCGTGCGTTCAATGAAGGCTGGCGCCTTCCTTATCAACCTCGCACGTGGCGGTGTCGTAGAAAGTCTCGACGTGCTGTATGATGGATTGTCGTCTGGCCAGTTGGCGGGGGTTGGTCTCGACGTATTTGATCCTGCACCACCCGACACAACCCATCCGATCTTCACTTTGCCGAATTGTGTGGTCGCGCCGCATGCGTTGGCCACGACCAAGGGCGCTATGGATCGCATATTTGCGGCAAGCGTTGCCAATGTCATCGCCGTGCTCGAAGGCGGCCAACCATGCCATGTCGTCAACCCCGAAGTTCTAAAACAGAGGATTCCGCAATGA
- a CDS encoding TRAP transporter small permease, translating into MATTTIAKRILIATSELAAIIAALSLLVATGSVLIQIITRYQNNPTLWSIEACQFAVIAMVFIGAATAARERQHFRVDYLATMLHPRWQYGLNVTTKVISACILALLGYFTVDMLSRVMNTYSIAARIPVRFIYYFMIYGVLSWLLVTLLDEVSPPDHDEN; encoded by the coding sequence ATGGCGACAACAACAATTGCAAAACGTATTCTAATTGCGACCTCGGAGCTTGCGGCCATCATCGCGGCACTGTCCCTGCTGGTGGCAACTGGGAGCGTACTGATCCAGATCATAACGCGATATCAAAACAATCCGACCCTTTGGTCAATCGAGGCGTGCCAATTCGCGGTCATCGCAATGGTATTCATTGGCGCGGCAACTGCCGCGCGAGAGCGCCAGCATTTTCGCGTGGACTATCTCGCGACAATGCTGCATCCGCGCTGGCAATATGGCCTAAACGTTACGACCAAGGTTATTTCAGCCTGCATCTTGGCGCTGCTTGGTTACTTCACCGTCGATATGCTGTCCCGTGTCATGAATACCTATTCCATCGCTGCTCGGATTCCTGTGCGCTTCATCTACTACTTCATGATCTACGGTGTCCTGAGCTGGCTTCTAGTGACTCTTCTCGACGAAGTCTCTCCGCCCGATCACGACGAGAATTAA
- a CDS encoding GAF domain-containing protein produces MITGIREHAHKVMTQVQFNGAGKSQLVASWHRCLLRHNLDPTMPTELRRLDAHELSRARQGAAPLIRAFQRALRDQKSAFPGQRVCALVTDANGIVLSAYRHGIDADCLARMGLSQGYDWSEAHRGTNGVGTCLVSERPVTIRRDEHFYLPIAPMACVAAPIFGPDGELSGAFNLSLLSRTADSAFARQALLFLAISVARDIEKTLFVNAYPDCRIITMGDTSRSGVGLFAVDQDDVVIGATRMARTLKGLTPQSLLKGIPASDIFEDNGKDSFAQAERAVLRRALLRTRGNVTAAADCLEISRATMKRKVGKHFTSPVSATPQLRAIPARHRPN; encoded by the coding sequence ATGATCACAGGCATACGTGAACACGCACACAAAGTCATGACACAAGTCCAATTTAATGGCGCCGGAAAATCGCAATTGGTGGCATCGTGGCATCGTTGTCTTCTGCGGCACAATCTGGATCCTACTATGCCAACAGAGCTTCGGCGACTTGACGCACATGAACTGTCACGGGCGCGACAAGGCGCCGCCCCCCTAATTCGCGCTTTTCAAAGGGCGTTGCGGGATCAGAAAAGTGCTTTTCCCGGCCAAAGAGTCTGCGCCCTAGTTACCGATGCAAACGGAATTGTTCTGAGTGCCTATAGACACGGGATTGATGCGGACTGTCTTGCCCGCATGGGCCTTTCTCAGGGATACGATTGGAGCGAGGCGCATCGCGGCACAAATGGTGTTGGTACCTGTCTGGTGTCCGAGCGTCCCGTTACGATCCGCCGTGATGAGCATTTCTATTTGCCTATTGCCCCCATGGCCTGCGTTGCAGCCCCAATTTTTGGCCCAGATGGCGAATTGTCCGGCGCCTTCAACCTTTCACTTTTAAGTCGAACGGCTGACAGCGCCTTCGCTCGGCAAGCACTACTCTTTCTCGCCATATCAGTTGCGCGCGATATCGAGAAAACCCTCTTTGTCAACGCCTACCCCGATTGCCGCATCATAACTATGGGGGACACCTCACGCTCGGGGGTAGGCCTCTTTGCCGTCGACCAAGACGATGTGGTCATCGGCGCCACACGCATGGCACGCACTTTGAAGGGCCTAACTCCGCAAAGCCTTTTAAAGGGTATTCCGGCAAGCGACATATTCGAGGACAACGGCAAAGACAGCTTTGCACAAGCTGAAAGGGCCGTTTTGCGTCGCGCACTGTTGCGCACGCGAGGCAATGTCACCGCAGCGGCCGATTGTTTGGAAATCAGCCGAGCGACAATGAAGCGAAAGGTCGGCAAGCACTTCACGTCGCCCGTCAGCGCAACACCTCAGTTGAGAGCGATACCTGCCCGCCACCGTCCCAACTGA
- a CDS encoding TRAP transporter substrate-binding protein has product MKAITKALTSGILAAAFAVGGPILAAAEDKPITLNYSDTAGPAEAQIAFAGKFSEYATDLSDGSIKINVHPGGTLAGYSLEPVRAGIADITQVGPTLASDVVPWISILEAPYLIESDAHFDKVSAQDSPVIQDIRQKMLNDNIYLLGFFNFGMRDLTLKEPVYTPAELDGRRMRVIPSKHWSDMWQNFGAVPVPMSSSETVSAILTNVIEGQENQWHDIVGKGIYDVNKYVMKTEHVVTFAGVWMNADKWNQMSETQQAALTEAFESAKTWFQTDYNPNKMAEYEEFLVSKGTTIIREADGLDRDAFIETSQTFYDANKDTWGEWIEAIRNMK; this is encoded by the coding sequence ATGAAAGCCATCACAAAAGCCCTAACCAGCGGCATTCTCGCTGCGGCATTTGCTGTCGGAGGCCCCATTTTGGCGGCGGCGGAAGACAAGCCAATCACCTTAAACTATTCGGACACCGCCGGACCTGCGGAGGCACAGATTGCCTTCGCCGGGAAGTTCTCTGAATATGCCACGGATCTTTCGGATGGATCGATCAAAATCAACGTACACCCCGGTGGCACGCTCGCCGGCTACAGTCTTGAACCAGTGCGTGCCGGAATTGCCGATATCACACAGGTCGGGCCGACGCTAGCCTCTGACGTGGTGCCGTGGATCTCCATCCTTGAAGCACCTTACCTTATTGAGTCAGATGCCCACTTCGACAAGGTTTCGGCTCAAGACAGTCCTGTCATACAAGATATTCGCCAGAAGATGCTTAACGACAACATCTACCTTCTTGGCTTCTTCAATTTCGGCATGCGTGATCTGACACTGAAAGAGCCAGTATATACGCCTGCTGAACTTGATGGCCGCCGCATGCGCGTCATCCCCTCGAAGCACTGGAGTGATATGTGGCAAAACTTCGGCGCGGTGCCGGTCCCCATGTCGAGCTCGGAAACTGTTTCGGCCATCCTTACGAACGTGATCGAAGGTCAAGAAAACCAATGGCATGATATCGTCGGCAAGGGAATTTATGATGTAAACAAGTATGTCATGAAAACTGAGCATGTTGTGACATTTGCGGGTGTTTGGATGAACGCGGACAAATGGAACCAGATGTCAGAAACGCAACAAGCCGCGCTGACCGAAGCATTCGAAAGCGCCAAGACTTGGTTCCAGACTGACTACAACCCCAACAAGATGGCGGAATATGAGGAATTTCTCGTCTCGAAAGGCACAACCATCATCCGTGAGGCTGACGGCCTCGACCGCGACGCGTTCATCGAAACTTCACAGACATTTTACGATGCCAACAAAGATACTTGGGGCGAGTGGATCGAGGCGATCCGCAACATGAAGTAA
- a CDS encoding Gfo/Idh/MocA family oxidoreductase: protein MSSTKSDIQPVSNESPIRTVLVGCGEHARVVIHAALSLIEDIEVVAACDLDQERARDASRRFGNCPHYSDLEVMLSETDAQAAVIVGPPHVHTSIAVTCLQAGLHIFVEKPLFTSLEDLNRISVLAAEKPGLNISVSFNKRYAPYICQTREILNSDSFGMPSYLYAKFAGGYRNGSTDLLRVGAIHYFDLARHLFGDITRVSALPYEKQAGQAHIAVNLQFASGAIGNFFLSSLGLWSAKGAEYLEIRGDRNFITLDNLRELTWQKPPLSIRNSGSSHQAGIELPAPAEYLEPNYSNISLLEYQSNYQNGYFTRIKTFVTDLRSGQQSGPGLKDAEHAFKTALAIEESIAANGTYVEL from the coding sequence GTGTCCAGCACCAAATCAGACATACAACCTGTGTCCAATGAATCCCCGATCCGCACCGTTCTCGTTGGCTGCGGTGAACATGCGAGGGTCGTCATTCACGCCGCACTATCGCTGATCGAAGATATCGAAGTCGTCGCAGCTTGCGATCTGGATCAGGAACGCGCCCGTGACGCCTCGCGCCGGTTTGGCAATTGCCCGCACTATTCTGACCTAGAGGTCATGCTCTCGGAGACGGACGCCCAAGCCGCAGTAATTGTCGGACCGCCTCATGTCCACACCAGCATTGCTGTGACCTGTCTTCAGGCCGGTCTGCACATATTTGTAGAGAAACCTCTCTTCACCAGCCTCGAAGACCTGAACCGAATTTCCGTGCTCGCGGCGGAGAAGCCTGGGTTAAATATCTCGGTCTCATTCAACAAACGATATGCGCCCTATATCTGTCAAACTAGAGAAATTCTCAACAGCGACAGCTTCGGGATGCCGTCCTATCTTTACGCAAAATTCGCCGGAGGCTATCGTAACGGATCGACCGACTTATTGCGGGTCGGAGCCATTCACTACTTCGATCTTGCACGTCATCTTTTTGGCGATATTACCCGCGTCTCCGCCCTGCCCTACGAAAAACAGGCAGGACAGGCCCACATCGCGGTGAACCTGCAGTTTGCTAGCGGAGCAATAGGGAACTTCTTTCTCAGTTCTCTCGGACTTTGGTCTGCCAAAGGCGCCGAGTATCTCGAAATTCGTGGTGATAGAAACTTTATCACCCTCGACAACCTGCGCGAACTGACCTGGCAGAAACCGCCGCTTTCCATTCGGAACAGTGGTAGCAGCCATCAAGCAGGCATCGAGTTGCCCGCCCCGGCCGAATATCTCGAGCCAAACTATAGCAACATCAGTTTACTCGAATACCAGAGCAACTATCAAAACGGCTATTTCACGCGGATCAAAACCTTCGTCACCGACCTGCGGTCAGGCCAACAGTCGGGCCCTGGGCTAAAAGATGCTGAGCATGCCTTCAAGACTGCATTGGCTATCGAGGAAAGCATAGCCGCCAACGGCACATATGTCGAGCTGTAG
- a CDS encoding Gfo/Idh/MocA family oxidoreductase yields MKHPLPSEDRPRIRLGLIGCGEHATTVLHSAVGFIDDFEVVGVCDIDTSRAQAAARRFSLAEYHDNHESLLQEARPDAVLLVTYPALQPKLTNELLQAGIHVYVEKPIVMTNADVVALSHTQKEHPNLVAAVSFNKRFSPHYQRVKEIVSGEGFGSSNYFHFRFAGGHRATTWDLLAVGAIHGFDMARNIMGEIEEVSAYFVEPNDGQADISANVRFRSGAIGQFFLSSMGFWSAKGAEHMDIRSNQNVVTLENHRQLTWQGPPLEKSKSDTTQMQKETPSFAQYLEPNYSNVSAREFQSIAQNGYLQPLQIFAQDILNGSRRLPTLDDGVAALNIAKAIDQSMRDGGQTVKVETA; encoded by the coding sequence TTGAAACATCCACTTCCCAGTGAGGACCGACCACGGATCCGTCTTGGTCTGATCGGGTGCGGTGAGCACGCGACGACGGTTCTGCATAGCGCAGTTGGTTTCATCGACGATTTCGAAGTCGTAGGGGTTTGCGATATCGACACGTCTCGCGCACAAGCAGCGGCACGTCGATTTAGCCTAGCGGAGTATCACGACAACCATGAGAGCCTTCTGCAAGAGGCTAGGCCTGATGCCGTGCTTTTAGTTACCTACCCCGCCCTTCAACCGAAGCTGACCAACGAGCTACTTCAAGCAGGCATACACGTCTACGTGGAAAAACCCATTGTCATGACGAATGCCGACGTAGTGGCTCTCAGCCATACCCAAAAGGAGCACCCCAATCTGGTGGCTGCTGTATCCTTTAACAAGAGATTCTCGCCCCATTACCAACGGGTTAAAGAGATTGTTAGCGGCGAGGGTTTTGGGTCCTCAAATTACTTTCACTTCCGCTTCGCTGGCGGACACCGAGCGACAACATGGGACTTGCTTGCCGTCGGCGCGATCCATGGGTTCGACATGGCCCGCAACATAATGGGCGAAATTGAGGAAGTCTCCGCGTATTTCGTCGAACCCAACGACGGTCAGGCTGATATTTCGGCCAATGTCCGTTTCCGTTCAGGGGCAATCGGACAATTCTTCCTGAGCTCCATGGGGTTCTGGTCAGCAAAAGGGGCTGAACACATGGATATCCGCAGCAACCAGAACGTCGTGACTTTGGAAAACCATCGGCAACTCACATGGCAAGGACCGCCTCTGGAAAAGTCGAAGAGCGACACGACCCAGATGCAAAAGGAAACCCCTTCTTTCGCCCAGTATTTGGAACCCAATTATTCCAATGTTAGCGCCCGAGAATTCCAATCAATCGCTCAGAACGGCTATCTGCAACCACTGCAAATATTTGCCCAGGACATCCTAAACGGCTCGCGGCGACTGCCAACGCTCGACGATGGCGTAGCTGCCCTGAACATAGCCAAAGCAATCGATCAAAGCATGCGCGATGGCGGACAGACCGTAAAGGTCGAAACAGCCTGA
- a CDS encoding CoA ester lyase, with the protein MRSWLFVPGNRPDMMAKAVRVGADAIILDLEDSVAPQKKEEAREAVANALSTLDRSAQLWVRVNPISSAYCTQDVATAINGRADGLVLPKSENGGTVRDLIGMAGNACPPILAIATETAGSLFGLGQYAGLETHLFGLAWGAEDLSADLGSTASRDDTGALTGPFAVARNLMLAGARQAKCQPIDTVWTDIRDLAGLEKECNAARRDGFTGKMAIHPAQVPIINQAFRPTASEIALAQRITKALASNPNVGAVSIDGQMIDMPHLKRAKRVLDLVAKYGEDQ; encoded by the coding sequence ATGCGATCGTGGCTTTTCGTCCCGGGCAACCGCCCCGACATGATGGCAAAGGCAGTGCGCGTGGGCGCCGATGCCATCATCCTAGATCTCGAAGACTCCGTTGCGCCTCAAAAAAAGGAAGAGGCACGCGAGGCAGTGGCAAACGCCCTCTCCACGCTTGATCGGAGCGCGCAGTTATGGGTGCGGGTGAACCCCATATCCAGCGCCTATTGCACGCAAGATGTCGCGACAGCGATCAATGGGCGCGCCGATGGGCTGGTCCTGCCAAAATCCGAAAACGGCGGAACGGTCCGCGACCTGATCGGTATGGCTGGCAACGCTTGCCCGCCAATCCTCGCTATCGCTACGGAAACCGCGGGCTCCTTGTTCGGCTTAGGCCAGTATGCAGGGCTGGAGACACATCTCTTTGGGTTGGCCTGGGGGGCAGAAGATTTATCGGCAGACTTGGGGAGCACAGCTTCACGCGACGATACCGGAGCCTTGACTGGCCCGTTCGCGGTGGCCCGCAATTTGATGTTGGCCGGTGCGAGGCAGGCAAAGTGCCAACCCATAGACACGGTTTGGACCGACATCCGGGATCTCGCCGGGCTGGAGAAGGAATGCAACGCCGCCCGGCGCGACGGGTTCACCGGCAAGATGGCAATCCACCCCGCACAAGTACCGATCATCAATCAGGCGTTCCGACCAACGGCTTCTGAAATTGCGCTGGCCCAACGGATCACGAAGGCGCTGGCGAGCAACCCTAATGTGGGTGCGGTCAGCATCGACGGACAGATGATTGATATGCCGCATCTCAAGCGTGCAAAGCGGGTTCTGGACCTCGTAGCAAAATACGGAGAAGATCAATGA
- a CDS encoding TRAP transporter large permease, with protein sequence MLTLLGIAFGYFWISDFPLTIVPYTMYKTLNSFTLIAIPMFIFMGELLNRFGFAGDMITITRRIFREKFGYSLRLNVILSLIFSGMSGSAIADIGATGRMLINAAGREGIRKPFAAGLTMASATIGPIFPPSIPLLVYAIAANSSSVRMLVAGVIPAVTIAAILYAFVTIYIWILKRKRGNQDIPTVECSMSEPASAKSSFYRDLLLALPVLCIMPAITCGMIFGIMSPSEVGAAAVLYTLILAVLYRRISIRSFWESIRSTIISAAAVVALLAAGSLYSTIMVNEGVSQYAASVFGNIGNNPLIFFLIINLLLIIIGMFIDGLTIIILLTPILLPIAQTMGIQPEQLGIVIVFNTMLGMMTPPFGLSIFAVASVSGLKISDILRSILPFYGVMLVCLFALSAIPALSQWLPDTVFR encoded by the coding sequence GTGCTGACCCTCCTCGGAATCGCCTTCGGGTATTTCTGGATCAGTGACTTTCCACTGACTATCGTGCCCTACACGATGTACAAAACCCTCAACTCATTTACTCTGATCGCCATTCCTATGTTTATTTTCATGGGCGAACTTCTCAATCGTTTCGGCTTTGCAGGCGACATGATCACCATCACGCGCCGCATATTTCGAGAGAAGTTTGGCTATTCATTGCGCCTCAACGTGATTCTGAGCCTAATCTTCTCGGGCATGTCCGGATCGGCAATTGCCGACATCGGCGCGACCGGCCGTATGTTGATCAACGCTGCTGGCCGTGAAGGTATCAGAAAGCCCTTCGCCGCCGGCTTGACCATGGCAAGCGCGACCATCGGCCCAATCTTTCCACCGAGTATCCCCCTGCTCGTCTACGCCATCGCGGCAAACAGTTCGAGCGTGCGGATGCTTGTCGCCGGCGTGATCCCCGCAGTGACCATCGCGGCCATTCTCTATGCCTTCGTAACCATCTACATCTGGATTTTAAAGCGCAAGCGCGGGAACCAGGATATCCCCACAGTTGAATGTTCGATGAGCGAACCGGCATCAGCAAAAAGCTCATTCTATCGCGACCTGCTGTTGGCGCTGCCGGTTCTCTGTATCATGCCTGCCATCACCTGTGGGATGATCTTCGGCATTATGAGCCCCTCGGAAGTAGGTGCCGCCGCCGTACTTTACACTTTGATCCTTGCAGTTCTCTACCGCCGCATCAGCATCCGCAGTTTTTGGGAATCCATTCGGTCCACAATCATAAGTGCCGCTGCCGTGGTCGCGCTTTTGGCCGCAGGATCACTGTACTCGACAATTATGGTGAACGAAGGTGTCAGCCAATATGCGGCTTCGGTCTTTGGTAACATAGGGAACAACCCGCTAATATTCTTCCTGATCATCAACTTGCTCTTGATCATCATTGGGATGTTCATTGACGGATTGACGATTATTATTTTGCTGACGCCGATCCTTCTTCCCATCGCACAGACCATGGGCATTCAACCCGAACAGTTGGGCATCGTAATTGTTTTCAATACGATGCTGGGCATGATGACGCCGCCCTTTGGCCTGAGCATCTTTGCCGTCGCTTCCGTCAGCGGCCTCAAAATCTCAGACATCTTGCGCAGCATCCTGCCTTTTTACGGCGTCATGCTAGTCTGCCTCTTTGCTCTGTCCGCCATTCCAGCCCTGTCGCAATGGCTACCTGACACGGTGTTCCGATAA
- the aldA gene encoding aldehyde dehydrogenase codes for MIDVMNPANGTLLGRIPETSADTVDAAVKAARKAKGPWESLPAIERAHYLRKISAKLREHRIELADVIVKEQGKVRALAQVEVDFTSDYMDYMAEWARRIEGEVLTSDRPKETMLLMRKPVGVVAGILPWNFPFFLIARKLAPALVTGNTIVIKPSEETPINAYLFAELLAETDLPKGVFNLVGGRGSVAGEALITHKDVDLITFTGSVATGSHIMQAAGKNLTKVNLELGGKAPAIVLKDADLDLAAKAIYDSRVINTGQVCNCAERVYVERTVHDALVEKLTAHFEATRYGDPSESDDLEMGPLVSEIGLTKVTAAVDLAKTQGATIVCGGKPADLGKGFHFEPTLITGATHEMDIMRKETFGPVLPIQIVDSLEEAITLSNDSEYGLTSSVYTSNLTSAMQAARELKFGETYINRENFEAMQGYHAGHRKSGMGGADGKHGLYEFTVTQVVYIQE; via the coding sequence ATGATTGACGTCATGAACCCAGCCAATGGTACCCTCCTGGGGCGCATTCCAGAAACCAGTGCTGATACCGTTGATGCGGCAGTTAAAGCCGCCAGAAAAGCCAAAGGCCCTTGGGAAAGCCTGCCTGCGATTGAGCGGGCGCACTACTTGCGCAAGATCTCCGCAAAGCTGCGCGAACACCGTATTGAGTTGGCTGATGTGATTGTCAAAGAACAGGGCAAGGTACGCGCGTTGGCGCAGGTCGAGGTCGATTTTACCAGCGATTACATGGACTACATGGCCGAGTGGGCCCGCCGGATCGAAGGCGAAGTGTTGACCAGTGATCGCCCAAAAGAGACCATGCTGCTAATGCGGAAACCCGTTGGCGTTGTTGCGGGCATTCTGCCATGGAATTTCCCGTTCTTTTTGATTGCACGCAAGCTGGCCCCCGCGCTGGTGACGGGCAACACAATCGTTATCAAACCCAGCGAAGAGACACCGATCAATGCCTATCTTTTTGCCGAACTGTTGGCCGAAACCGATCTGCCCAAAGGTGTCTTTAACCTTGTCGGCGGACGCGGGAGCGTCGCAGGTGAGGCCTTGATCACCCACAAGGACGTTGACCTCATCACCTTTACCGGCAGCGTTGCGACTGGATCTCATATCATGCAGGCGGCGGGTAAGAACCTAACCAAGGTCAATCTGGAATTGGGGGGCAAGGCCCCTGCAATTGTTTTGAAGGATGCTGATCTGGATCTCGCCGCCAAAGCCATTTACGATTCACGCGTTATCAACACCGGACAAGTTTGCAATTGCGCAGAACGCGTTTATGTTGAACGCACTGTTCACGATGCGTTGGTCGAAAAGCTCACTGCGCATTTCGAGGCGACCCGCTACGGGGACCCATCGGAAAGCGATGATCTCGAGATGGGGCCACTAGTCAGCGAAATTGGTTTGACAAAGGTAACTGCTGCGGTTGATTTGGCAAAAACGCAGGGCGCGACCATTGTGTGTGGCGGCAAGCCAGCTGATCTGGGAAAAGGCTTTCACTTCGAACCAACTTTGATCACCGGTGCGACCCATGAGATGGATATCATGCGCAAAGAAACATTTGGGCCGGTTCTTCCCATCCAGATAGTGGACTCCCTCGAGGAAGCAATCACCTTGTCCAATGACAGTGAATATGGGCTGACGTCGTCTGTCTACACCAGCAACCTCACTTCAGCCATGCAGGCTGCCCGGGAATTGAAATTCGGCGAAACCTACATCAACCGCGAAAACTTTGAGGCTATGCAGGGGTACCACGCGGGCCATAGAAAATCGGGTATGGGTGGCGCAGATGGTAAGCACGGGCTTTACGAATTCACCGTGACACAAGTGGTGTACATCCAAGAGTAA
- a CDS encoding aldolase/citrate lyase family protein, protein MKTANTMAQKMRQNQTALGLGIGLPANPFTPRFSQQFGIDWAFIDLEHSLLSASEVGMMANYLSSVGVTPLVRLDKSAIPEASRYLDSGVQGIIMPHVDSAEEAATFVSHCKYPPVGKRSWGGASPQLGFPAKPTAELIGEGIRETLAIAMIESRAALRDLDRIAATPGLDGLLIGATDLSVELGVPGDMNAEVMRHAFRAVCQATNKSGIFFGLAGVASPEAIETLPDVSADFLLIGMDYRMLAAEIYTRTQRWDVFRQTHASTEKEI, encoded by the coding sequence ATGAAAACAGCCAACACAATGGCCCAGAAGATGCGTCAAAATCAAACTGCTCTCGGTCTTGGCATTGGGCTTCCCGCAAACCCATTTACGCCGCGATTTTCGCAACAATTCGGCATCGACTGGGCTTTCATTGATCTCGAGCACAGTTTGCTGTCGGCATCAGAAGTCGGCATGATGGCAAACTATCTATCCTCGGTTGGCGTCACGCCATTAGTGAGATTGGACAAGAGCGCCATACCCGAAGCCAGCCGCTACCTCGACAGCGGTGTACAAGGGATCATCATGCCGCATGTCGATAGTGCAGAAGAAGCGGCCACTTTTGTCTCGCATTGCAAATATCCGCCCGTCGGCAAACGCTCATGGGGAGGGGCGTCACCCCAGCTGGGGTTTCCGGCCAAGCCAACTGCAGAGCTAATTGGCGAGGGCATTAGAGAAACTCTCGCAATTGCTATGATCGAGTCCCGCGCGGCGCTGCGGGATCTCGATCGGATTGCCGCCACTCCGGGTCTCGACGGGCTATTGATCGGCGCCACAGATCTTTCAGTTGAGCTTGGCGTGCCCGGAGACATGAATGCCGAGGTGATGCGGCATGCATTCCGCGCTGTCTGTCAGGCGACCAACAAATCCGGAATATTTTTTGGTCTCGCAGGCGTTGCATCACCCGAAGCAATCGAAACCCTTCCGGATGTGAGCGCTGATTTCCTTTTGATCGGCATGGATTACAGGATGCTGGCCGCGGAAATCTACACTCGCACTCAACGTTGGGATGTATTTCGGCAGACCCACGCTAGCACGGAGAAAGAGATATGA